A single genomic interval of Candidatus Zixiibacteriota bacterium harbors:
- a CDS encoding mechanosensitive ion channel family protein, whose product MLDNARDWFTGQGISESIAEPLGWASLIVATIIAAWLAHFVARRILLVAVSYVVKRSRTRWDDVLLEHRFFSRLSHLAPALVIYYVANLFPPIMGAIQRFSTAYMVLAGLLVINAFLNAAVDIYRSLETSRDRPIKGYVQVAKIIIFVFLGIYVVAILLDSDPTGILTGLGAMTAVLILVFKDSILGFVASMQLSMNDMVRIGDWIEMPKFGADGDVIDVTLHTVKVQNWDKTISTIPAYALISDTFKNWRGMSESGGRRIKRSLNIDVNSIRFCDDSMLHRFEKINLLKTYLKTKRTELTEHNAQHADDPQDLINSRRLTNVGTFRAYMVEYLKNHPKIHQEMTFLVRQLPPGDHGLPIEMYVFSNDQDWVRFEDIQSDIFDHLLAIAPQFGLRIFQRPSGADLHALSGRA is encoded by the coding sequence ATGCTCGATAATGCAAGAGACTGGTTTACCGGACAGGGTATCTCGGAGAGTATCGCTGAGCCGCTGGGATGGGCAAGTCTGATCGTGGCCACAATCATCGCGGCCTGGCTGGCGCACTTTGTGGCGCGTCGAATTCTGCTGGTGGCCGTGTCCTATGTCGTCAAACGGAGTCGCACGCGATGGGACGATGTCCTTCTGGAGCATCGGTTTTTCTCCAGGCTCTCGCACCTGGCCCCGGCTCTGGTGATCTACTATGTGGCCAACTTATTTCCGCCGATAATGGGAGCCATCCAGCGGTTCTCTACCGCCTACATGGTGCTGGCCGGTCTGTTGGTAATAAACGCCTTTCTCAATGCTGCCGTGGATATCTATCGGTCGCTTGAAACTTCGCGCGACCGGCCGATCAAGGGATACGTTCAGGTGGCCAAGATCATCATCTTTGTTTTCTTAGGTATCTATGTTGTAGCTATCCTGCTCGATAGCGATCCCACCGGCATACTGACCGGACTGGGAGCCATGACAGCGGTGTTGATTTTGGTATTCAAGGATTCCATACTCGGTTTTGTAGCCAGCATGCAGCTTTCGATGAACGATATGGTGCGCATCGGTGACTGGATAGAGATGCCCAAGTTCGGCGCCGATGGCGACGTGATCGACGTCACCTTGCACACGGTCAAGGTGCAAAACTGGGACAAAACGATTTCGACGATTCCGGCCTATGCTCTGATCTCCGACACATTCAAGAACTGGCGCGGGATGAGTGAGTCTGGTGGACGCAGAATCAAACGCTCACTGAATATCGACGTTAACAGTATCCGTTTCTGCGATGATTCGATGCTCCATCGGTTTGAGAAGATCAACCTGCTCAAGACCTATCTGAAAACCAAGCGCACTGAATTGACCGAACACAACGCCCAACATGCCGACGACCCGCAGGACTTGATCAACAGTCGACGCCTTACCAACGTCGGGACCTTTCGCGCCTACATGGTTGAATATCTGAAGAACCATCCAAAGATCCATCAGGAAATGACATTTCTGGTGCGGCAGCTTCCGCCCGGCGATCACGGCTTGCCTATTGAGATGTATGTTTTTTCCAACGATCAGGACTGGGTCAGGTTTGAGGATATTCAGTCGGACATATTTGACCATCTTCTGGCCATAGCGCCTCAGTTTGGTCTGCGCATTTTCCAGCGTCCGTCGGGGGCGGACCTGCATGCGCTGTCCGGGCGCGCCTGA
- a CDS encoding fructose-bisphosphatase class II gives MDSAAVTVICDKFNLQSNLGALRNRQLRESAIVAAALSAVAVGLTGRGSLNRVPKEQITKELTNSLKRDNDRTAAQVMAQVLQTTTERLPVGEEVLIESTITEGVRVKPGYEAGGNPTIAVGALFGKPQHRQRYGTSMPASVTLLSMGNDVIEGTTKSVTGQHSSLTALFLTESNVKRHLPDIYVQRWMAGAWFHDFNPREMSLVDSAAAVAAAYGMSEVNELSAFFLDRKRHYPAMDQLNEAGITTPYDKDGDLFPAVVLGHEGISFPNGRRLDAMIGEIGGSAEWAVGVLPLVWRGGQAIGMLTSQSALSRKDRDPAKQWNERFNFTEDEFIMIQDARFEHKPHFTIHDILEDPFAGGIAAFGAITDNYYLPLMEGVKADHEADCVTVNVFVVNSMGLMECWCLRLKAENSLEHSTKLLSSPKTDLTELKGADLERAIGDHLADEDRRKQFRIFFNNEYYPAMIPMRDRVVMLHRVIDDLIERGALAELDSKIVAITERLAPEWFVEPGD, from the coding sequence TTGGACTCTGCCGCTGTGACGGTTATTTGCGACAAGTTTAACCTGCAATCAAACCTGGGAGCGCTACGCAATCGTCAATTGCGTGAATCCGCAATTGTGGCAGCGGCTCTCTCGGCCGTAGCCGTCGGACTCACCGGCCGCGGCAGTTTGAACAGAGTACCCAAAGAACAAATCACAAAGGAACTGACAAACTCTCTCAAAAGGGACAACGACCGAACGGCCGCCCAGGTCATGGCTCAGGTGCTTCAAACCACTACAGAGCGCTTACCCGTTGGTGAAGAGGTTCTCATTGAAAGCACCATAACCGAAGGAGTACGAGTCAAACCGGGTTACGAAGCGGGCGGCAATCCCACCATCGCAGTCGGAGCGCTGTTCGGAAAACCGCAACATAGGCAGCGCTACGGAACATCGATGCCGGCCAGCGTGACTTTGCTGTCGATGGGCAACGACGTGATCGAAGGCACCACCAAATCGGTGACGGGGCAGCACTCCAGTCTGACTGCCTTGTTTCTGACTGAGTCCAATGTCAAGCGTCACCTCCCCGACATTTATGTGCAGCGCTGGATGGCCGGGGCGTGGTTTCATGATTTCAACCCTCGTGAAATGAGTCTGGTCGACAGCGCGGCAGCCGTGGCCGCAGCCTATGGCATGTCTGAGGTAAACGAACTGAGCGCCTTCTTCCTCGACCGCAAACGACACTACCCGGCCATGGACCAACTGAATGAGGCTGGAATCACCACCCCCTATGACAAAGACGGCGACCTGTTTCCGGCGGTAGTTCTGGGTCACGAGGGAATCAGTTTCCCCAATGGACGAAGGCTTGACGCTATGATAGGCGAGATTGGCGGCTCGGCCGAGTGGGCGGTGGGGGTCCTGCCGCTGGTCTGGCGAGGCGGGCAGGCAATAGGTATGCTGACCAGTCAGTCGGCCTTGTCGCGAAAAGACCGGGACCCGGCCAAGCAGTGGAACGAGCGATTCAATTTTACCGAAGATGAATTCATCATGATTCAGGATGCCCGTTTCGAACACAAACCACACTTCACAATTCACGATATACTCGAAGACCCATTCGCGGGCGGTATCGCTGCCTTCGGCGCCATCACCGACAATTACTACCTGCCCTTGATGGAGGGTGTAAAAGCAGACCATGAAGCCGATTGTGTCACGGTCAATGTTTTCGTCGTCAACTCGATGGGCTTGATGGAATGTTGGTGTCTGCGTCTTAAGGCTGAGAACTCCCTTGAGCATTCAACCAAACTCTTGTCGTCGCCGAAGACGGACCTGACCGAACTCAAAGGTGCCGATCTTGAACGAGCTATTGGCGATCACCTCGCCGATGAGGATCGACGTAAACAATTCCGTATCTTCTTCAACAATGAATACTATCCGGCCATGATTCCCATGCGTGACCGGGTGGTGATGTTGCACCGCGTAATCGACGATCTGATAGAACGCGGCGCATTAGCAGAACTGGACAGCAAGATCGTAGCAATCACCGAACGACTGGCCCCTGAGTGGTTTGTGGAGCCGGGGGACTGA
- a CDS encoding T9SS type A sorting domain-containing protein produces the protein MTEESDRKQCWRFIRSTNRRHAALPIMMVLLSLLAIVLFSDGAHTENSPDPGQEVSADRDHGGEEAFTGFTVNHESRFFHRRLFNFFRNLFRQIRNIFREFVDFLEDILGEILGWLKTCFNALIGQHVRARAVGLVGAPAVNDGTFNDVMLARIRAADRIWSGEARINIEPALNVFHRRYPTMADPVGLYGQPGDILNPDDAVDRLDFLYTMLLADLLTTSATWPQGPITVHCRDFIDHNGAHSEHIGWAIIGNPLAPWSAVVDPATILTVYGNQTEADAAERTIYAHELGHTFSLPDLDNEPDNLMQGQIEGGDHLDRGQRNRAKKYQFGTNWIRNFFGSVLTCLGFKDGNDLPRDIYRGRFFDELFEPDSLYEGAPQINILVVSLVQRSDSGNFFEIIVPELPDNLNTTTSYFFMLDNDEDTLTGGDPSGLGLSGAPTVAGIEIVGMVGIDINGTVNSAEARIWRWEDGPGFQEITDASCSSSISTIYAVGARKDGTADTVKFMERVLLRTDSLLADTSGVIMKAASWDQATGLTDTTHSEILTFDDASTPKVTVDPEITCAGGKITLEVDYMLPESRLTLSIEDASVDIGDVYTDTSGHAVFTAHIPDTAEAGFNSITVGHDTTGIRATTVVLVEIGFSMRIEKTHSTIQGQIETVDVVMERSGDDFAAFDLLIAYDASAMNFQSATPGAALYDSCGWEYFTYRTGPFGNCGDACPSGMIRLVGLAETNNGPNHPQCFSPDSSMDEDGVVIATLDFLVSNDRTLECQYAPIRFYWMDCGDNLISSVTGDTAFVTAKIYDYDSTMVWNELRRDIYPEDNRPFGVGTPDSCVVGDGEDKPGPKRCVSFRHGGIDIVCADSIDDRGDINLNGVVNEVADAVLYSNYFVHGISVFNVNIDGQIAASDVNADGITLSVADLVYQIRIITGDAPPYPKLSPEPAKADLANGVLSVDGEMGAAYVVVQSSITPHLLAESMEMKYNYDADHDLTRILVYSMEKDRRFSGGFLGGIDGNVMTLEMATYEGRPVTTKLVPDEFALYPSYPNPFNPVATISFALASSVDYELVIYNSLGQTVKTFSDHSGPGLERIDWNASGFASGVYFYRLTAGDFTDTRKMVLLK, from the coding sequence GTGACTGAAGAGAGTGACCGCAAACAATGTTGGAGGTTCATCCGATCAACCAATAGGCGCCATGCAGCCCTTCCGATCATGATGGTCTTACTTAGTCTGCTGGCTATTGTTTTGTTCAGCGATGGGGCGCACACGGAGAATTCACCGGACCCAGGCCAAGAGGTTTCGGCGGATCGTGATCACGGAGGTGAAGAGGCCTTCACAGGATTCACTGTCAACCACGAGTCCAGGTTTTTTCATCGAAGACTGTTCAATTTCTTCCGCAATCTATTCCGTCAGATTCGAAACATTTTTCGGGAGTTTGTCGACTTCCTGGAAGATATCCTGGGAGAGATTCTGGGTTGGCTTAAGACCTGCTTCAATGCCCTTATCGGCCAGCATGTCCGGGCTCGCGCCGTCGGGCTTGTTGGGGCGCCGGCAGTCAATGATGGAACATTCAATGATGTGATGCTGGCCCGGATTCGAGCGGCCGACAGAATCTGGTCAGGGGAGGCACGGATAAATATCGAACCTGCATTGAACGTGTTCCACCGGCGATACCCGACCATGGCCGATCCTGTTGGCCTATATGGCCAACCCGGTGATATTCTCAATCCCGATGATGCCGTCGATCGACTCGACTTTCTCTACACTATGCTGTTGGCCGACTTGTTGACCACCAGCGCTACTTGGCCACAGGGGCCGATTACGGTGCACTGCAGGGATTTTATCGATCACAACGGTGCCCACTCCGAGCACATCGGCTGGGCTATCATCGGCAACCCGTTGGCGCCTTGGAGCGCAGTCGTCGACCCGGCCACGATCCTCACCGTGTATGGAAATCAGACCGAGGCCGACGCAGCAGAACGGACGATCTATGCCCACGAATTGGGACACACTTTCTCGCTGCCTGATTTGGATAATGAACCGGATAACCTCATGCAAGGACAAATCGAGGGAGGGGATCATCTGGACAGGGGGCAGCGCAACAGGGCGAAGAAGTACCAGTTTGGAACCAATTGGATCAGGAATTTCTTCGGTTCTGTCCTGACTTGCCTGGGCTTCAAGGACGGCAATGACCTGCCACGCGATATCTACAGGGGTCGTTTTTTCGATGAACTATTCGAGCCCGACTCGTTGTACGAGGGTGCGCCGCAGATCAACATTTTGGTGGTTTCGCTGGTGCAGCGTTCCGACAGCGGCAATTTCTTTGAGATTATCGTTCCGGAATTGCCGGATAATCTGAACACAACCACCAGTTATTTCTTCATGCTCGACAACGATGAAGATACCCTAACCGGCGGCGACCCGTCAGGGCTCGGTCTCAGCGGAGCGCCGACTGTGGCGGGCATCGAGATCGTTGGAATGGTGGGTATCGACATTAACGGAACAGTCAACAGTGCGGAAGCCAGGATATGGCGATGGGAGGACGGTCCGGGATTCCAGGAGATTACAGATGCCAGTTGCAGTAGTAGTATCTCTACCATCTACGCCGTCGGCGCCCGCAAGGATGGTACTGCCGATACGGTCAAGTTCATGGAACGCGTTCTCTTGAGAACTGATTCGCTGCTGGCCGATACGAGTGGGGTCATTATGAAGGCCGCTTCGTGGGATCAGGCCACCGGCTTGACTGATACGACTCACTCGGAAATCCTGACCTTTGATGACGCCAGCACCCCGAAAGTAACGGTCGATCCCGAAATTACTTGTGCCGGCGGTAAGATAACACTCGAAGTGGATTACATGCTTCCCGAATCGAGACTCACGCTGAGCATCGAGGACGCTTCCGTCGACATTGGAGACGTGTACACCGATACATCCGGCCACGCAGTATTCACGGCTCACATACCCGATACAGCCGAGGCCGGATTCAACTCCATTACGGTGGGCCACGACACGACCGGTATCAGGGCAACCACCGTCGTCCTGGTCGAAATCGGGTTTTCAATGCGCATAGAGAAAACGCACAGCACTATCCAGGGTCAAATCGAGACGGTTGACGTTGTCATGGAGAGGTCAGGCGACGACTTTGCCGCCTTCGACCTGCTCATTGCCTATGATGCCTCGGCCATGAACTTCCAGTCAGCCACGCCGGGAGCCGCTCTCTACGACAGTTGCGGTTGGGAGTACTTCACGTATCGTACAGGTCCCTTCGGCAACTGTGGTGACGCCTGTCCCAGCGGCATGATTAGATTGGTTGGTTTGGCTGAAACCAACAATGGTCCCAACCACCCGCAATGTTTCTCTCCTGACAGCAGTATGGACGAGGACGGGGTGGTCATAGCAACGCTTGACTTTCTAGTGTCGAACGACCGTACGCTGGAGTGTCAGTACGCTCCCATAAGGTTCTACTGGATGGATTGCGGCGACAACTTGATCTCAAGCGTGACCGGTGATACTGCTTTCGTAACGGCCAAGATATATGACTATGACAGTACCATGGTGTGGAACGAACTGAGACGGGATATCTATCCCGAGGACAACCGTCCATTCGGTGTGGGCACGCCGGATTCATGCGTGGTCGGCGACGGCGAAGACAAGCCTGGCCCCAAACGATGTGTCAGTTTTCGCCACGGCGGCATCGACATTGTCTGTGCCGACTCGATCGATGATCGCGGTGACATCAACCTCAACGGTGTGGTCAACGAAGTGGCCGACGCCGTGCTCTACAGCAATTACTTCGTGCATGGTATCTCCGTCTTCAACGTCAACATCGACGGACAGATCGCGGCCTCCGATGTTAACGCCGATGGTATCACACTGTCGGTAGCCGATCTGGTCTACCAGATTCGCATCATCACCGGCGATGCCCCGCCGTATCCTAAACTCTCCCCGGAACCGGCCAAGGCCGATCTTGCAAACGGTGTGCTGTCGGTCGATGGCGAGATGGGTGCAGCCTATGTCGTTGTGCAGAGTTCCATCACGCCGCATCTGTTGGCTGAGTCGATGGAGATGAAGTACAACTACGACGCCGATCATGACCTGACCCGTATACTCGTTTACAGCATGGAGAAGGATCGACGGTTCTCAGGTGGCTTCCTCGGCGGTATCGACGGCAACGTCATGACTTTGGAGATGGCCACCTACGAGGGCAGACCAGTGACGACCAAACTGGTGCCGGATGAGTTCGCGTTGTATCCCAGTTACCCGAACCCGTTCAACCCAGTCGCGACGATATCGTTCGCGTTGGCATCATCGGTGGACTATGAACTTGTTATCTATAACAGTCTCGGTCAGACGGTGAAGACCTTCAGCGACCATTCCGGTCCCGGCCTTGAGCGGATCGACTGGAACGCCTCAGGCTTTGCCAGTGGTGTTTATTTCTACCGACTGACAGCGGGTGACTTCACCGACACCAGGAAGATGGTGCTGCTGAAATAG
- a CDS encoding PKD domain-containing protein yields the protein MRGNELNAAWTPTIYSDGGHLLYIGTSSTAMRNMIGTSSQRVVPDLDLIVRMEQVGGTGDNYEVTVRIGNGVSANSMPDQPVVDAGPDNGVDGVEYMFETATSDVDDDDLQYQWDWGDGSKVSEWYGPYTSGAPCTIGHTYAEGDYEVMVRAKDVFGAQTEWSAVHPVHIQCCVVRGNVDDDAGGNIDISDLVYLVDFMFTGGPPPPCPEAGNVDGSIDGTIDISDLVYLVDFMFTGGPPPPTCAP from the coding sequence ATGCGCGGCAATGAACTCAATGCCGCCTGGACGCCCACGATTTATTCCGACGGCGGCCACCTGCTATATATCGGAACCTCATCCACCGCTATGCGCAACATGATCGGCACCTCCAGCCAACGCGTGGTACCCGACTTGGACCTGATAGTCAGAATGGAGCAAGTCGGTGGCACCGGTGACAACTATGAAGTCACGGTGCGAATCGGCAATGGTGTCTCGGCCAACAGTATGCCGGATCAACCGGTAGTCGATGCGGGACCGGACAACGGTGTCGATGGCGTCGAATACATGTTTGAGACCGCCACTTCCGATGTCGACGATGATGACCTACAGTATCAGTGGGATTGGGGTGATGGCTCCAAAGTCAGCGAGTGGTATGGTCCGTATACTTCGGGTGCACCCTGCACAATCGGTCATACCTACGCCGAGGGTGACTACGAGGTTATGGTTCGGGCAAAGGATGTTTTCGGAGCGCAAACCGAGTGGTCGGCCGTCCACCCCGTTCACATCCAGTGCTGCGTGGTGCGCGGCAATGTCGATGATGACGCCGGTGGAAACATCGATATCTCGGATTTGGTTTATCTGGTTGACTTCATGTTCACCGGTGGGCCTCCCCCACCATGCCCGGAAGCCGGTAATGTTGACGGCAGTATCGACGGCACTATCGACATTTCCGACCTTGTCTACCTGGTTGACTTCATGTTCACCGGCGGACCGCCGCCCCCGACCTGTGCTCCGTAA
- a CDS encoding DUF362 domain-containing protein — translation METRSSHSINLILVISVFLMAVFTARQEEYLSLITPLFWLVLAGATCLSLWLAFNISTKRLVSLIFVVVVIEYLNQTISTNYELWTYARPSLLFSVWIWVLASMTSFALAQLVLAKVLNRIKTPIPRILNTILIVTLAGAGLILMGPSRPLAGLEFWVLYVLLLAVAVYASFKMEFSIFVAVAVAAIAVGIPSEYSGSTGSDLWSFPFDIGFPPLYLVLACWPLEIVAQYFLSGLLAGESFQVASSAGKTLPSQPDGQKPATIKQPPKDQVPPTPNEKHLRLLMNISGWTYLAVGFAFAIIPDRILGLINQLSEWLLPSLPTTEPSPEKFWLAMTFSMMMTITAACFMAANSIRKNKSFVVVVLVSKTASALCSLAFFLWSAKFLAYLVIFVVDGSIFWVTLYFYLRANRAFFEAQTAYLRKRPKQLKKGPRATVVSLKGPDKFAILKEALDRSGFDQVLNKKFEESGKEKSSFAVVVKPNFMFMHSREDPSTYTDPTLVEALVDRIAALGYTNITLVEAQSTYGNYYTNREVLSVAEYVGYSTAGNYRIVDLTQEKVPYDYGGRLGLHVVGPTWRDADFRVSFAKNKTHVFCNYTLTLKNIYGTLPEQNKLKEYHTKREYDWPTIETLKHFPVHFGIIDAVISADGQFGVIVDPSPRQTDTIIAGDNLLAVDWVGASKMGLDPDDPHVGRFLPLAQEAFGKPEITWVGDQSVYRPWDNVSNVIIQSLDLIEEAYHFSNWWFTGLTAMDSHFKLKKQKWPIYLLRLILAPFKRLLYRHDKLT, via the coding sequence ATGGAAACCAGAAGTTCACACAGCATTAATCTGATCTTGGTGATATCAGTGTTTCTCATGGCGGTATTCACCGCCCGACAGGAGGAATACCTGTCTTTGATCACCCCTTTGTTTTGGCTGGTGTTGGCCGGGGCGACCTGCCTGTCTCTCTGGCTTGCCTTTAATATTTCCACCAAGCGCTTGGTATCGCTGATCTTTGTAGTAGTAGTGATAGAGTATCTCAACCAGACTATCAGCACCAACTACGAACTCTGGACTTATGCTCGTCCCTCGCTTTTGTTCTCTGTCTGGATCTGGGTACTGGCCTCCATGACCTCATTCGCGCTGGCTCAACTTGTTTTGGCCAAGGTTCTCAACCGCATAAAGACACCAATTCCCAGAATTCTGAACACGATTCTAATCGTCACCCTGGCCGGTGCCGGACTTATTCTGATGGGTCCAAGTCGACCGCTGGCCGGTCTTGAGTTCTGGGTTCTATACGTTCTGCTTTTGGCGGTGGCCGTCTATGCTTCATTCAAGATGGAGTTCTCTATATTCGTCGCCGTGGCTGTCGCAGCCATAGCGGTAGGTATACCCAGTGAATACTCCGGTTCGACCGGTAGCGATCTCTGGTCATTTCCATTTGACATCGGTTTTCCGCCATTGTATTTGGTCCTTGCCTGCTGGCCCCTGGAGATAGTGGCGCAGTATTTTCTGTCCGGACTGCTGGCTGGGGAGTCATTCCAGGTCGCTTCGTCGGCAGGGAAGACGCTTCCTTCTCAGCCTGATGGCCAAAAGCCGGCAACCATTAAGCAGCCGCCCAAGGACCAGGTGCCGCCGACACCGAACGAGAAGCATCTCAGACTACTGATGAACATCAGCGGATGGACCTATCTGGCCGTCGGCTTCGCCTTCGCGATCATCCCGGACCGGATTCTGGGGTTGATCAACCAGTTGTCAGAGTGGCTCCTGCCCAGCCTGCCCACGACAGAGCCCTCGCCCGAGAAATTCTGGTTGGCCATGACTTTTTCGATGATGATGACTATTACCGCGGCCTGTTTTATGGCGGCCAATAGTATCAGAAAGAACAAGAGCTTTGTTGTCGTTGTCCTGGTGTCCAAGACCGCCTCAGCTTTGTGTTCACTGGCCTTCTTCTTGTGGTCGGCTAAGTTCCTTGCCTATCTGGTCATCTTCGTTGTCGATGGTTCCATTTTCTGGGTCACTCTTTACTTTTATCTGAGGGCGAATCGAGCCTTTTTCGAAGCCCAAACCGCCTATCTGCGCAAGCGGCCAAAGCAACTCAAAAAGGGACCGAGAGCCACTGTGGTCTCGCTCAAAGGTCCCGACAAGTTCGCCATCTTGAAGGAAGCTCTGGACCGATCGGGGTTCGACCAGGTGCTCAACAAGAAGTTCGAAGAGTCAGGTAAAGAGAAAAGTAGCTTCGCGGTGGTAGTCAAACCCAACTTCATGTTCATGCACTCCCGCGAAGACCCCTCGACCTATACCGACCCGACCTTGGTCGAAGCGCTCGTAGACCGTATTGCGGCCCTTGGATACACCAACATCACCCTGGTCGAGGCTCAGAGCACCTATGGCAACTACTACACCAACCGCGAGGTTCTTTCCGTGGCCGAATACGTCGGATACTCAACCGCTGGAAACTATCGCATTGTCGATTTGACCCAGGAGAAAGTTCCTTATGACTACGGTGGTCGTCTGGGATTGCATGTTGTCGGGCCGACCTGGCGAGATGCCGACTTCCGTGTATCATTCGCCAAGAACAAGACACATGTTTTCTGTAACTACACCCTGACCCTCAAGAATATTTACGGCACACTGCCTGAGCAGAATAAACTGAAAGAGTACCATACCAAGCGCGAGTACGACTGGCCGACCATCGAAACGCTCAAACACTTCCCGGTCCATTTCGGGATCATCGATGCCGTTATCAGCGCCGACGGACAGTTTGGGGTCATCGTTGATCCGTCGCCGCGACAAACCGACACGATAATCGCAGGCGACAACCTCTTGGCTGTCGACTGGGTGGGTGCGTCCAAGATGGGACTCGATCCGGACGATCCTCACGTGGGCAGGTTCCTGCCGCTGGCTCAGGAAGCGTTCGGGAAACCGGAAATCACATGGGTGGGTGACCAGTCTGTCTACCGGCCCTGGGACAATGTCAGCAATGTCATCATCCAGTCATTGGATTTGATCGAAGAAGCCTATCACTTCAGCAACTGGTGGTTCACCGGACTGACGGCGATGGACAGCCACTTCAAGCTTAAGAAGCAAAAGTGGCCGATCTATCTGCTGCGATTAATACTGGCGCCGTTTAAGCGCCTGCTCTATCGGCACGACAAGTTGACATAG